The Thamnophis elegans isolate rThaEle1 chromosome Z, rThaEle1.pri, whole genome shotgun sequence genome contains a region encoding:
- the POMGNT2 gene encoding protein O-linked-mannose beta-1,4-N-acetylglucosaminyltransferase 2 → MNIAAVFNTLLVCVLAAVLWKYIKLHDHVFVLEEELVLMRQSQEISQVSIDYHVALQALVEDGTKMVCTGRMHTDRICRFESLCYSTEAEEFVFFHSSSSVMLPNLGSRRFQPALLDLSSVEDHNTQYFNFVELPAAALKFMPKPVFVPDVALIMNRFNPDNLMHVFHDDLLPIFYTMQQFPDLDLETRLFFMEGWGEGLHFELYKLLSSKQPLLREQLKTLGRLLCFTKSYVGLSKITTWYQYGFVQPQGPKANILVSGNEIRQFKTFMMKRLNVSLEGIPGEEYIIVFSRTINRLILNEAELILALAQEFQMKTITVSIEDHTFSEIVRLISNASMLVSMHGAQLVMSLFLPRGATVVELFPFAINPEHYTPYKTLSTLPGMDLQYISWQNTEKGNTVTYPDRPWDQGGIAHLDKAEQDRIIKSNEVSRHLCCSNPEWLFRIYQDTKINIASLIQIIRQTVKTKPGPKKQKWTSGLYPGKVRDAKCQASIQGTSEAKLSVSWQIPWNLKYLKVREVKYEVWIQEQGENTYMPYILSHQNHTFSDNIKPFTNYLVWIRCIFNKNLLGPFADMLVCST, encoded by the coding sequence ATGAACATAGCAGCAGTATTTAACACCTTGCTAGTGTGTGTCCTTGCTGCTGTGCTGTGGAAGTATATCAAGCTGCATGATCATGTCTTTGTGCTGGAAGAGGAGTTAGTCCTCATGCGTCAGTCCCAGGAAATCTCTCAGGTCAGCATTGACTATCATGTCGCACTTCAAGCTCTGGTAGAAGATGGCACCAAAATGGTGTGTACTGGCAGGATGCACACTGACCGTATATGCCGTTTTGAGTCTCTCTGTTATTCTACCGaagctgaggaatttgtcttcTTCCATAGCAGTTCTTCTGTTATGCTTCCAAACTTGGGCTCCAGAAGATTTCAGCCTGCCCTACTTGATCTCTCCTCAGTGGAGGACCATAATACCCAGTATTTCAATTTTGTAGAACTACCGGCTGCAGCTCTGAAATTTATGCCAAAGCCTGTTTTTGTTCCTGATGTAGCACTGATTATGAATAGGTTTAATCCAGATAATTTGATGCATGTTTTCCATGATGATCTCCTTCCAATTTTCTATACAATGCAGCAGTTTCCAGATTTGGATTTGGAGACCAGATTGTTCTTCATGGAAGGCTGGGGTGAAGGACTACACTTTGAGCTATACAAATTGCTTAGCAGCAAGCAACCACTCCTAAGAGAGCAGCTTAAAACACTTGGGCGGCTCCTGTGTTTCACCAAATCATACGTGGGTCTGTCTAAAATCACAACCTGGTATCAATATGGTTTTGTTCAGCCCCAGGGGCCGAAAGCCAACATCTTGGTCTCTGGCAATGAAATCCGACAGTTCAAAACATTCATGATGAAGAGGCTAAATGTGAGCTTGGAAGGAATACCTGGTGAGGAATATATAATAGTATTCAGCCGAACCATCAATAGACTAATCCTAAATGAGGCAGAGCTAATTTTGGCACTTGCCCAAGAATTTCAGATGAAAACCATTACTGTTTCCATAGAAGACCATACATTTTCAGAAATAGTACGCTTGATTAGCAATGCATCCATGCTTGTCAGCATGCATGGAGCTCAACTTGTGATGTCTCTCTTTCTGCCAAGAGGAGCCACTGTTGTGGAACTCTTCCCTTTTGCTATAAATCCTGAACATTACACCCCTTACAAGACATTATCTACCCTTCCTGGCATGGATCTTCAATATATTTCATGGCAAAACACTGAAAAGGGGAATACTGTGACTTATCCAGACAGACCCTGGGATCAAGGAGGAATTGCCCACTTAGACAAAGCAGAACAAGATCGCATTATTAAGAGCAATGAGGTTTCCCGGCACCTGTGTTGCAGCAACCCGGAATGGCTTTTCCGTATCTATCAGGACACCAAAATTAATATTGCTTCCCTTATCCAGATCATCAGGCAAACGGTGAAAACCAAACCAGGGCCTAAGAAGCAAAAGTGGACTAGTGGCCTCTATCCAGGCAAAGTTAGAGATGCTAAATGCCAAGCCTCTATCCAGGGTACCAGTGAAGCTAAGCTCTCTGTATCTTGGCAGATCCCTTGGAACCTGAAATACTTGAAGGTCAGAGAAGTAAAATACGAAGTTTGGATTCAGGAGCAAGGAGAAAATACATACATGCCTTACATTTTGTCCCACCAAAACCATACATTTTCAGACAACATTAAGCCGTTCACAAACTATCTAGTATGGATCCGATGCATTTTCAACAAAAATCTCCTTGGGCCCTTTGCAGATATGTTAGTTTGCAGCACATAA